The proteins below are encoded in one region of Hordeum vulgare subsp. vulgare chromosome 3H, MorexV3_pseudomolecules_assembly, whole genome shotgun sequence:
- the LOC123441054 gene encoding DIMBOA UDP-glucosyltransferase BX8-like: MVANAAAEKAPAPASGGTRRVLLFPLPFQGHLNPMLQLADVLHARGFHITVFHAAFNAPDPVAGYRFVPVGAGVPAADLVPTGSDGDFAGALLRINERLQGAFQDCLREEVLLEEEEEEGARPACLVLDSNLRGMQVVAGRLGVPTLVLRTGGAACLAAYMAFPALCDKGLLPPKDHSQLNMPLDDLPPLRLQDMIFSTTTPHETMTTCLERIVESAKCSSGVILNTFTDLEDVDIQKIIDGVGVPVYAIGPLYKISSGAQSSLLSPDKTCLDWLDKQEAESVLFVSLGSLASMGQEELVETAWGLANSRLPFLWVIRPDAVQGSGKVGLPDGFEEETRGRGMVVNWAPQQDVLGHQAVGGFWTHNGWNSTLESICEGVPMICRPHFADQMINARYVEQVWKVGFELEGKLERGNIERGIIKLFRGEEGGEMRRRANDLKDKATLCIKKGGSSQTMVDLLINRIMSSPSSI, encoded by the exons ATGGTGGCCAACGCGGCGGCGGAGAAGGCTCCGGCTCCGGCGAGCGGTGGCACCCGGCGGGTGCTGCTGTTCCCGCTGCCGTTCCAAGGCCACCTCAACCCGATGCTGCAGCTGGCCGACGTGCTGCACGCCCGGGGCTTCCACATCACCGTCTTCCACGCCGCCTTCAATGCACCGGACCCTGTGGCGGGGTACCGCTTTGTGCCCGTCGGCGCCGGTGTGCCGGCTGCCGACCTCGTTCCCACCGGCAGCGACGGCGACTTCGCCGGGGCGCTGCTGCGCATCAACGAGCGCCTCCAAGGAGCTTTCCAAGACTGCCTCCGCGAGGAGGtgctgctggaggaggaggaggaggagggagcgcGGCCGGCGTGCCTGGTGCTGGACTCCAACCTCCGGGGCATGCAGGTGGTCGCCGGCCGGCTCGGCGTGCCGACGCTGGTGCTGCGCACGGGTGGCGCCGCCTGCCTCGCGGCCTACATGGCCTTCCCGGCGCTCTGCGACAAGGGCCTCCTACCGCCAAAAG ACCATTCGCAACTGAACATGCCACTAGATGATCTCCCACCACTCCGGCTTCAAGACATGATCTTCTCAACCACAACTCCACATGAAACGATGACCACCTGCCTAGAGCGCATTGTGGAATCGGCGAAGTGTTCTTCAGGTGTCATCCTCAACACCTTCACTGACCTCGAAGATGTCGACATCCAAAAGATCATCGATGGCGTGGGTGTCCCAGTGTATGCAATTGGTCCTCTTTACAAGATATCTTCAGGTGCCCAGAGCAGCTTGTTGTCTCCAGATAAAACTTGTTTGGATTGGCTGGACAAGCAAGAGGCAGAATCTGTTTTGTTCGTGAGCCTTGGGAGCTTGGCATCCATGGGTCAGGAAGAGCTAGTGGAGACTGCATGGGGCTTGGCCAATAGCCGCTTGCCATTTCTTTGGGTGATCAGGCCTGATGCCGTTCAGGGTTCAGGGAAAGTAGGCCTACCTGACGGCTTTGAGGAAGAGACACGAGGTAGGGGAATGGTGGTGAACTGGGCCCCACAACAAGATGTTCTTGGACACCAAGCCGTTGGTGGCTTTTGGACCCATAATGGCTGGAACTCAACGTTGGAGAGCATATGCGAGGGTGTTCCGATGATATGTAGACCTCATTTTGCTGACCAAATGATAAATGCCAGGTATGTCGAGCAGGTGTGGAAGGTAGGATTCGAGTTAGAGGGCAAGTTGGAGAGGGGAAACATCGAGAGGGGTATTATAAAGTTGTTCCGTGGGGAAGAAGGTGGAGAGATGAGGCGAAGAGCAAATGATCTCAAGGACAAAGCAACCTTGTGTATCAAGAAAGGAGGCTCTTCGCAAACAATGGTTGATTTGCTGATCAACCGCATAATGTCATCACCTTCTTCCATTTAG
- the LOC123441052 gene encoding (S)-8-oxocitronellyl enol synthase ISY1-like, which translates to MSWWWAGAVGAVKKSQEERAASSFQSVALVVGSTGIVGTSLVDILPRHDTPGGPWKVYAVSRRPLPPWAPPPSPAVTHLPLDLADPGAVAEALAPLTDITHVFYAAWSSHPTEAKNREANSAMLRNVLSVVVPGCPALAHVCLQTGRKHYIGPYEAIGKIPVPDPPYTEDMPRLDYPNFYYDQEDVLFDEVSRRDGAVSWSVHRPAVVFGFSPRSAMNVVASLCVYAAICRKEGAVLRWPGSRVAWEGFSDASDADLVAEQEVWAAVDPLAKNESFNCSNGDLYKWKQLWPMVADRFGVEWVGYEGEDSRFMLADAMAGKEAVWAEILHESELVTTELQEIANWWFLDAVFNVKSEHLDSMNKSREHGFLGFRNTAKSFNAWIDKMKDFKIVP; encoded by the coding sequence ATGAGCTGGTGGTGGGCGGGCGCGGTGGGCGCCGTGAAGAAAAGCCAGGAGGAGCGCGCCGCGTCCTCCTTCCAGAGCGTCGCCCTTGTCGTCGGATCCACCGGCATCGTCGGCACCTCGCTCGTCGACATACTCCCGCGCCACGACACCCCCGGCGGGCCCTGGAAGGTGTACGCCGTCTCTCGTCGCCCGCTCCCTCCCTGGGCACCGCCGCCCTCCCCCGCCGTCACGCATCTGCCCCTCGACCTGGCCGACCCTGGCGCCGTAGCGGAGGCCCTCGCGCCGCTCACCGACATCACCCATGTCTTCTACGCCGCCTGGTCCAGCCACCCGACGGAGGCCAAAAACCGGGAGGCCAACTCCGCCATGCTCCGCAACGTGCTCTCCGTCGTCGTCCCGGGCTGCCCCGCGCTCGCTCACGTGTGCCTCCAGACCGGCCGCAAGCACTACATCGGCCCGTACGAGGCCATCGGCAAGATCCCCGTCCCAGACCCGCCATACACCGAGGACATGCCCCGCCTGGATTACCCCAACTTCTACTACGACCAGGAGGACGTCCTCTTTGACGAGGTCTCCCGCCGGGACGGCGCCGTCAGCTGGTCGGTGCACCGTCCCGCCGTGGTCTTTGGGTTCTCTCCCCGGAGCGCCATGAATGTCGTGGCCAGCCTATGCGTCTATGCTGCCATCTGCCGCAAGGAGGGCGCCGTCCTGAGGTGGCCCGGGAGCAGGGTTGCCTGGGAGGGCTTCAGCGACGCCTCAGACGCTGATCTCGTCGCCGAGCAGGAGGTCTGGGCGGCCGTCGATCCGTTGGCAAAGAACGAGTCTTTCAATTGCAGCAATGGAGATTTATACAAGTGGAAGCAGCTTTGGCCGATGGTGGCTGACCGATTCGGGGTGGAGTGGGTGGGGTACGAGGGAGAGGACAGCAGGTTCATGCTCGCCGACGCCATGGCCGGGAAGGAGGCGGTGTGGGCAGAGATCCTCCATGAGAGCGAGCTTGTCACGACGGAGCTCCAAGAGATCGCGAATTGGTGGTTCCTCGATGCCGTGTTCAATGTCAAGAGTGAGCATCTGGATAGCATGAACAAGAGCAGGGAGCATGGATTCCTCGGCTTCCGTAACACGGCCAAGTCCTTCAACGCATGGATTGATAAGATGAAGGACTTCAAGATTGTTCCGTGA